The following coding sequences lie in one Methylotenera versatilis 301 genomic window:
- a CDS encoding efflux transporter outer membrane subunit, with product MRALKITKISLLVSVLFISTSFINACSLAPELKTPEVPVAQNYKETAPWMPARPADELSRGPWWKLFADPQLDDLQQKLITNNPDLAAAVAHYKQAQAYSDQLRSGLFPSLTGNANAQRNRQSDNKPLRGSASNSEYSSYTIGVQADYEVDLWQRVSNQVSAGKATAEAAQADLESVRLSLQAQLAENYVILRGLDKQIALLKDTVAANQKSLDLTKARHDGGIAPGLDVARAQTQRDTAQSQVEQALAQRAITEHAIAALVGVSVSSFSIAITTAEIPVPEIPLGVPSDLLQRRPDIAAAQRRVAADNASIGVARAAFFPSLTLSGIIGFQSDTAGNWIAAPNTFWSIGPSLLLNLFDAGKRKAQVKQAEAALDESGARYRSVVLSAFQQVEDNLALLNHYKLAADFQQSAAAAAQKSLDFALSRYRAGAASYLEVATSQALTLQTQRDSLDLNTRQLRASIQLIRALGGGWSGS from the coding sequence ATGAGGGCATTAAAAATAACTAAAATTTCTTTATTGGTTTCGGTACTTTTTATCAGTACCAGTTTTATCAATGCATGCTCGCTTGCACCCGAACTAAAAACGCCTGAAGTGCCAGTTGCGCAGAACTACAAAGAAACTGCGCCTTGGATGCCTGCACGACCTGCCGATGAGTTATCGCGTGGGCCTTGGTGGAAATTGTTTGCTGACCCGCAATTAGATGATTTACAACAAAAACTAATTACCAATAATCCAGATCTTGCAGCGGCAGTGGCGCATTATAAACAAGCTCAGGCTTACAGCGACCAATTGCGTTCCGGCTTGTTTCCATCATTAACTGGCAACGCCAATGCGCAGCGTAACCGCCAATCGGATAACAAGCCATTACGCGGGTCTGCCAGTAATAGTGAATACAGTTCTTACACCATAGGCGTGCAAGCAGATTACGAAGTTGATTTATGGCAACGCGTGAGTAATCAAGTATCAGCTGGTAAAGCTACTGCCGAAGCTGCACAGGCGGATCTTGAGTCAGTACGATTAAGCTTGCAAGCGCAATTGGCCGAAAATTATGTGATTCTGCGCGGTTTGGATAAGCAGATAGCCCTATTGAAAGACACTGTTGCCGCTAACCAGAAAAGCCTGGATCTCACCAAAGCAAGGCATGATGGCGGCATTGCGCCCGGCTTGGATGTAGCACGTGCGCAAACGCAGCGAGATACTGCACAGTCTCAGGTAGAACAAGCATTAGCGCAACGTGCAATCACCGAACACGCCATTGCTGCACTCGTAGGCGTTTCAGTGTCTAGCTTCAGCATTGCAATCACTACAGCCGAAATACCTGTGCCGGAGATTCCTTTAGGTGTTCCGTCTGATTTACTACAGCGCAGACCAGACATTGCAGCAGCGCAACGTCGCGTGGCGGCAGATAATGCCAGTATTGGTGTGGCACGCGCAGCATTTTTCCCTAGCCTTACTTTAAGCGGCATCATTGGTTTTCAGAGTGACACTGCGGGTAACTGGATAGCGGCACCGAATACTTTCTGGTCTATTGGACCGTCATTGCTACTTAACTTATTTGATGCTGGTAAACGTAAAGCGCAGGTTAAGCAAGCTGAAGCAGCATTGGATGAGTCTGGTGCAAGATACCGCAGTGTGGTACTCAGTGCATTTCAGCAAGTGGAAGATAATCTAGCCTTGCTAAATCATTACAAACTCGCTGCCGACTTTCAACAGTCTGCTGCCGCTGCTGCACAAAAGTCTCTAGATTTTGCACTGAGTCGTTATCGTGCGGGCGCTGCTAGCTATTTGGAAGTAGCAACTTCGCAAGCATTAACCTTACAAACTCAGCGTGATTCATTAGACCTCAATACAAGGCAATTGCGTGCCAGCATTCAGTTAATTAGAGCTTTAGGTGGTGGTTGGTCTGGATCCTAG
- a CDS encoding efflux RND transporter periplasmic adaptor subunit yields MQPDNKASGISHHTLRISGIVAVIVAAVIVVTGVTTRANNNTSLKAWTDKQAVPTVSVGLPGGADDGSSLDLPGRFEAYARAPIYARVSGYLKSWKADIGTKVTTGQLLAEIETPDLDQQLLQARADLASTQANVGLAATTAKRWQEMLVTDSVSKQEVDDKSGDYASKQAMVKASQANVDRLLALKGFARIVSPFNGTVTARNTDTGALINAGGGSGPALFEISDTRKLRLYVNVPQNYVASIKQGTKAKITVPEHQDKTYTATVESTSGSIDVASGTTLVQLAVNNAGGELLPGGFANVSLDLPTNKTVLSVPASALIFDQSGLRVATVGADNKVTVKTITIARDLGKQIEIHSGIEATDRVVENPPDGIADGDQVNVADNSNKSDKK; encoded by the coding sequence ATGCAGCCTGACAATAAAGCTTCTGGCATATCACATCACACCTTGCGCATTAGTGGCATTGTGGCGGTTATTGTTGCCGCTGTCATCGTAGTAACAGGGGTGACGACTCGTGCCAATAACAATACTAGTCTTAAAGCGTGGACAGATAAACAAGCCGTGCCTACGGTCAGCGTAGGGCTACCAGGTGGCGCAGACGATGGCTCCAGTCTTGATTTGCCAGGCCGCTTTGAAGCTTACGCACGTGCGCCTATTTATGCACGCGTGAGTGGCTACCTAAAAAGTTGGAAAGCCGATATTGGCACTAAAGTGACAACAGGGCAGTTATTGGCAGAGATCGAAACGCCAGATTTAGATCAGCAATTACTGCAAGCGCGAGCTGACTTAGCCAGCACCCAAGCGAATGTGGGCTTGGCGGCTACCACTGCAAAACGCTGGCAAGAAATGCTGGTAACGGACTCTGTGTCAAAACAAGAAGTTGATGACAAATCAGGTGATTACGCCAGCAAACAAGCCATGGTGAAAGCTTCGCAAGCGAATGTGGACCGTTTACTTGCGCTTAAAGGTTTTGCACGTATCGTATCGCCATTCAATGGTACGGTGACTGCACGTAATACAGATACTGGTGCTCTGATTAATGCAGGTGGCGGCTCGGGTCCTGCATTGTTTGAGATTTCTGATACGCGTAAATTACGTTTATATGTCAATGTGCCGCAAAATTATGTTGCTAGCATCAAGCAAGGTACTAAAGCGAAAATAACGGTGCCAGAGCATCAAGATAAAACCTACACGGCTACAGTAGAGTCGACTTCTGGTTCTATTGATGTAGCTTCAGGCACGACCTTGGTTCAACTTGCAGTAAACAATGCTGGCGGTGAATTACTACCGGGTGGTTTTGCCAATGTAAGTCTAGATTTGCCTACCAATAAAACAGTACTTAGTGTGCCTGCGAGTGCGCTGATTTTTGACCAATCAGGTTTGCGTGTTGCAACTGTAGGGGCAGATAATAAGGTGACTGTGAAAACAATTACCATTGCTCGAGATCTTGGCAAACAAATCGAAATTCATTCAGGTATAGAAGCCACTGACCGTGTAGTTGAGAACCCACCAGATGGCATTGCCGATGGCGACCAAGTGAACGTTGCGGACAATAGTAACAAAAGCGATAAAAAATGA